The Cucumis melo cultivar AY chromosome 6, USDA_Cmelo_AY_1.0, whole genome shotgun sequence genome includes a region encoding these proteins:
- the LOC103490668 gene encoding NEP1-interacting protein 2-like yields MDFIANPFRFSSSSSPSFGNLFERVREICCYAVSAILGNILSAIFTFFFALVGTLLGAMTGALIGQETESGFVRGAAVGAISGAVFSIEVFESSLVLWQSDESGIGCLLYLIDVIASLLSGRLVRERIGPAILSAVQSQMGATETSFDDIPNIFDTSSAKGLPGDSVEKIPKIVVSKNNSVDAYGERVCCSVCLQDFQLGETVRSLPYCHHMFHLPCIDKWLLTHGSCPLCRRDL; encoded by the exons ATGGATTTCATAGCGAACCCATTTCGcttttcttcatcttcctccCCTTCCTTTGGGAATCTCTTTGAGAGAGTTAGAGAAATTTGTTGCTATGCGGTTTCTGCGATTCTTGGCAATATCTTGTCTGCGATCTTCACTTTCTTCTTCGCCCTAG TTGGGACTTTGCTTGGAGCCATGACCGGAGCATTGATTGGCCAAGAAACTGAAAGTGGGTTTGTTAGAGGAGCTGCTGTTGGGGCAATTTCTGGAGCTGTTTTCTCTATTGAAGTCTTTGAATCTTCTTTGGTTCTTTGGCAATCAGACGAATCGGGGATTGGGTGTCTTCTTTATCTG ATTGATGTCATTGCAAGCCTCCTCAGCGGTCGTCTAGTTCGGGAGCGCATCGGTCCGGCCATATTGAGTGCAGTTCAAAGTCAG ATGGGTGCTACAGAGACAAGCTTCGACGACATCCCAAACATCTTCGACACCAGCAGTGCAAAAGGATTGCCTGGGGATTCAGTCGAGAAAATCCCCAAGATCGTAGTATCTAAGAACAATAGTGTAGATGCTTATGGCGAAAGAGTCTGTTGTTCTGTTTGCCTTCAG GACTTTCAGCTTGGAGAGACTGTAAGAAGCTTACCATATTGCCATCACATGTTCCATTTGCCTTGCATTGATAAATGGCTTCTTACCCATGGCTCTTGCCCTTTATGCAGAAGAGATCTGTAA
- the LOC103490669 gene encoding probable protein phosphatase 2C 46: MLSSLMNFLRACWQPCADGLLRRRGSGSDSVGCQDGLLWYKDHGHHINGEFSMAVVQANNLLEDQSQLESGPLSLLESGPYGTFVGIYDGHGGPETSRFICDNLFQHLKVFATEEKEMSVNVIKKAFQATEEGFLSLVTKQWPMNPQIAAVGSCCLVAVICNSKLYIANLGDSRAVLGRLVRSTGEVLPIQLSSEHNVSIQSVRQEMQSLHPDDSQIVVLKHNVWRVKGLIQISRSIGDVYLKKPEFNREPLYAKFRLREPFSRPILSSEPAVSVHELDSNDQFLIFASDGLWEHLSNQDAVDIVHKHPHSGSARRLVKAAMQEAAKKREMRYSDLKKIDRGVRRHFHDDTTVIVVFLGSSRGSNGTGGGSPVLSVRGGGVNLCAKSLAP; the protein is encoded by the exons ATGTTATCAAGCTTGATGAACTTCCTGAGGGCTTGCTGGCAGCCATGTGCCGATGGTCTCTTGCGTCGTCGGGGCAGTGGTTCCGACTCGGTTGGCTGCCAAGATGGGCTACTTTGGTACAAGGACCATGGCCACCACATCAATGGAGAATTTTCAATGGCTGTTGTTCAAGCCAACAATTTACTTGAGGATCAGAGTCAGCTTGAGTCTGGTCCCTTGAGCTTGCTCGAGTCTGGACCCTATGGAACCTTTGTAGGAATATACGATGGCCATGGTGGCCCCGAGACATCGCGATTCATATGTGATAACTTGTTCCAGCATCTAAAAG TGTTTGCCACAGAAGAAAAGGAAATGTCAGTAAATGTGATAAAAAAAGCATTCCAAGCAACAGAAGAGGGTTTTCTCTCTCTTGTCACCAAGCAATGGCCTATGAACCCTCAGATTGCAGCCGTTGGTTCTTGCTGTCTGGTTGCTGTCATTTGTAATAGTAAACTCTACATTGCCAACCTTGGTGATTCCCGAGCTGTGTTAGGAAGGCTTGTTCGGTCCACGGGAGAAGTTCTTCCCATTCAGCTGTCATCAGAGCACAATGTAAGTATACAATCAGTCCGCCAGGAGATGCAGTCTTTGCACCCAGATGACTCCCAGATAGTAGTGCTGAAGCATAATGTATGGCGCGTAAAGGGCCTGATTCAG ATTTCTCGGTCAATTGGAGATGTATATCTCAAAAAGCCAGAATTTAACCGGGAGCCTTTGTATGCTAAGTTTCGCCTCCGAGAACCCTTCAGTAGGCCTATTCTGAGCTCAGAACCAGCAGTTTCTGTGCACGAACTCGATTCAAATGATCAATTTCTTATATTTGCCTCTGATGGGCTGTGGGAGCATCTTAGCAACCAGGATGCAGTTGATATAGTTCACAAGCATCCTCACAGT GGAAGTGCAAGAAGGCTGGTGAAAGCAGCAATGCAGGAAGCAGCTAAGAAACGAGAAATGCGGTACTCAGATTTGAAGAAGATTGACCGTGGAGTTCGTCGTCATTTTCACGATGATACAACAGTGATCGTCGTGTTTCTCGGTTCAAGCAGAGGGAGTAATGGTACAGGGGGAGGGAGCCCTGTTTTGTCTGTGAGAGGGGGAGGGGTTAACCTATGTGCAAAATCTCTAGCACCTTGA
- the LOC103490670 gene encoding aspartyl protease family protein 1-like isoform X2 gives MPSSSSTFSLTLCFFLSIFTFISHFSHVFGSFTFNIHHLYSPAVRQILPFHSFPDEGTLDYYAAMVRTDHFVHSRRLGQVQDHPPLTFLSGNETLRISPLGFLYYAEVTVGTPGVPYLVALDTGSDLFWLPCDCVNCITGLNTTQGPVNFNIYSPNNSSTSKEVQCSSSLCSHPDQCSLPSDTCPYQVSYLSDNTSSTGYLVEDILHLTTNDVQSKPVNATITLGCGKDQSGAFLSSAAPNGLFGLGIENVSVPSILANAGLISNSFSLCFGPARMGRIEFGDKGSPDQNETPFNLGRRHPTYNVSITQIAVGGHISNLDVAVIFDSGTSFTYLNDPAYSLFADKFDSMVEEKRYTMNSDIPFENCYELSPDQTTFTYPVMNLTMKGGGHFVINHPIVLLSAQSKRLFCLAIARSDSINIIGQNFMTGYHIVFDREKMVLGWKESNCTGYEDENTNNLPVGPSPTPAAAPGTTTIKPQANSNVNNTTQTIEKPRPTNISSKLPTSVILTFLMPVVTFLLFV, from the exons atgccttcttcttcttctaccttCTCCCTAACTCTATGctttttcctttccattttcACCTTCATTTCCCACTTCTCCCATGTCTTCGGATCTTTCACCTTCAATATCCACCACCTTTACTCCCCCGCTGTCCGTCAAATCCTCCCCTTCCATTCCTTTCCTGATGAAGGCACTCTCGATTACTACGCTGCCATGGTCCGTACAGACCATTTTGTTCATTCTCGTCGTCTCGGTCAAGTTCAAGATCACCCTCCACTCACTTTCTTATCTGGAAATGAAACCCTTCGAATTAGCCCTCTTGGATT CTTGTATTATGCGGAGGTTACTGTGGGAACACCAGGGGTTCCGTATTTAGTGGCATTGGATACTGGCAGTGATTTGTTCTGGTTGCCATGCGATTGTGTTAATTGTATAACTGGGCTCAATACAACTCAAGGG CCAGTAAACTTTAACATCTACAGCCCAAATAATTCCTCAACTAGCAAGGAGGTCCAATGTAGTAGTTCATTGTGTTCACACCCAGACCAATGCTCGTTACCAAGTGACACGTGCCCTTATCAGGTTTCATACCTTTCTGATAACACCTCTTCTACTGGCTACTTGGTAGAAGATATATTGCACTTAACCACAAACGATGTTCAATCAAAACCAGTTAATGCAACGATTACTCTGGG GTGTGGTAAGGACCAGAGTGGTGCATTTTTGAGCTCTGCAGCACCAAATGGCTTATTTGGATTAGGTATCGAGAATGTTTCGGTTCCTAGCATCTTGGCAAATGCAGGACtcatttcaaattccttttCCTTATGTTTTGGACCTGCTAGAATGGGAAGAATTGAATTTGGAGATAAAGGTAGTCCAGACCAAAATGAAACACCATTCAACTTAGGACGAAGACA TCCTACTTATAACGTCAGCATAACTCAGATAGCGGTGGGAGGACACATTTCGAATCTTGATGTTGCTGTAATCTTTGACTCTGGAACCTCATTTACCTACCTGAACGACCCGGCCTATTCACTTTTTGCTGACAAA TTTGATTCTATGGTTGAAGAAAAGCGGTATACAATGAATTCAGACATCCCTTTTGAAAACTGCTATGAACTGAG CCCAGATCAAACCACATTCACATACCCGGTGATGAATTTGACAATGAAAGGTGGTGGACATTTTGTCATCAATCATCCAATAGTTTTGCTATCCGCCCAG TCAAAGCGTCTTTTCTGTCTTGCCATTGCTAGAAGTGACAGCATAAACATCATTGGAC AGAACTTCATGACTGGTTACCACATAGTTTTTGACCGTGAAAAGATGGTTTTGGGATGGAAGGAATCAAACT GCACTGGTTATGAAGATGAAAACACCAACAATCTTCCAGTCGGGCCAAGCCCCACCCCTGCTGCCGCCCCGGGCACAACAACCATCAAGCCACAAGCCAACAGCAACGTTAATAACACTACTCAAACAATAGAAAAGCCGAGACCTACAAATATTAGTTCAAAACTTCCAACCTCAGTCATTCTCACATTCTTAATGCCTGTGGTTACATTTTTGCTTTTTGTATGA
- the LOC103490670 gene encoding aspartyl protease family protein 1-like isoform X1, producing the protein MPSSSSTFSLTLCFFLSIFTFISHFSHVFGSFTFNIHHLYSPAVRQILPFHSFPDEGTLDYYAAMVRTDHFVHSRRLGQVQDHPPLTFLSGNETLRISPLGFLYYAEVTVGTPGVPYLVALDTGSDLFWLPCDCVNCITGLNTTQGPVNFNIYSPNNSSTSKEVQCSSSLCSHPDQCSLPSDTCPYQVSYLSDNTSSTGYLVEDILHLTTNDVQSKPVNATITLGCGKDQSGAFLSSAAPNGLFGLGIENVSVPSILANAGLISNSFSLCFGPARMGRIEFGDKGSPDQNETPFNLGRRHPTYNVSITQIAVGGHISNLDVAVIFDSGTSFTYLNDPAYSLFADKFDSMVEEKRYTMNSDIPFENCYELSPDQTTFTYPVMNLTMKGGGHFVINHPIVLLSAQSKRLFCLAIARSDSINIIGQNFMTGYHIVFDREKMVLGWKESNCEFSGTGYEDENTNNLPVGPSPTPAAAPGTTTIKPQANSNVNNTTQTIEKPRPTNISSKLPTSVILTFLMPVVTFLLFV; encoded by the exons atgccttcttcttcttctaccttCTCCCTAACTCTATGctttttcctttccattttcACCTTCATTTCCCACTTCTCCCATGTCTTCGGATCTTTCACCTTCAATATCCACCACCTTTACTCCCCCGCTGTCCGTCAAATCCTCCCCTTCCATTCCTTTCCTGATGAAGGCACTCTCGATTACTACGCTGCCATGGTCCGTACAGACCATTTTGTTCATTCTCGTCGTCTCGGTCAAGTTCAAGATCACCCTCCACTCACTTTCTTATCTGGAAATGAAACCCTTCGAATTAGCCCTCTTGGATT CTTGTATTATGCGGAGGTTACTGTGGGAACACCAGGGGTTCCGTATTTAGTGGCATTGGATACTGGCAGTGATTTGTTCTGGTTGCCATGCGATTGTGTTAATTGTATAACTGGGCTCAATACAACTCAAGGG CCAGTAAACTTTAACATCTACAGCCCAAATAATTCCTCAACTAGCAAGGAGGTCCAATGTAGTAGTTCATTGTGTTCACACCCAGACCAATGCTCGTTACCAAGTGACACGTGCCCTTATCAGGTTTCATACCTTTCTGATAACACCTCTTCTACTGGCTACTTGGTAGAAGATATATTGCACTTAACCACAAACGATGTTCAATCAAAACCAGTTAATGCAACGATTACTCTGGG GTGTGGTAAGGACCAGAGTGGTGCATTTTTGAGCTCTGCAGCACCAAATGGCTTATTTGGATTAGGTATCGAGAATGTTTCGGTTCCTAGCATCTTGGCAAATGCAGGACtcatttcaaattccttttCCTTATGTTTTGGACCTGCTAGAATGGGAAGAATTGAATTTGGAGATAAAGGTAGTCCAGACCAAAATGAAACACCATTCAACTTAGGACGAAGACA TCCTACTTATAACGTCAGCATAACTCAGATAGCGGTGGGAGGACACATTTCGAATCTTGATGTTGCTGTAATCTTTGACTCTGGAACCTCATTTACCTACCTGAACGACCCGGCCTATTCACTTTTTGCTGACAAA TTTGATTCTATGGTTGAAGAAAAGCGGTATACAATGAATTCAGACATCCCTTTTGAAAACTGCTATGAACTGAG CCCAGATCAAACCACATTCACATACCCGGTGATGAATTTGACAATGAAAGGTGGTGGACATTTTGTCATCAATCATCCAATAGTTTTGCTATCCGCCCAG TCAAAGCGTCTTTTCTGTCTTGCCATTGCTAGAAGTGACAGCATAAACATCATTGGAC AGAACTTCATGACTGGTTACCACATAGTTTTTGACCGTGAAAAGATGGTTTTGGGATGGAAGGAATCAAACTGTGAGTTCTCTG GCACTGGTTATGAAGATGAAAACACCAACAATCTTCCAGTCGGGCCAAGCCCCACCCCTGCTGCCGCCCCGGGCACAACAACCATCAAGCCACAAGCCAACAGCAACGTTAATAACACTACTCAAACAATAGAAAAGCCGAGACCTACAAATATTAGTTCAAAACTTCCAACCTCAGTCATTCTCACATTCTTAATGCCTGTGGTTACATTTTTGCTTTTTGTATGA
- the LOC103490671 gene encoding uncharacterized protein LOC103490671, with translation MISLQYSLSPLKPSFSLPFLFFSFLESPSQLTIFLLLSSSNLQSMAVARCFLPFSLETSKHPLSPSIFTSSSTDCSFTLAFPSDYRRPRGFKPPITTLCCKMIHRVKAKPQDSEATLVAGSFTEFKHLLLPITDRNPFLSEGTRQAIATTAALAKNNGADITVVLIDAKQKDSIPEHENQLSSIRWHLSEGGFQEFKLLERLGEGSKPTAIIGEVADDLNLDLVVLSMEAIHSKHVDANLLAEFIPCPVMLLPL, from the exons ATGATTTCCTTACAATATTCTCTTTCCCCCTTGAAACCTTCATTTTCACTtccatttctcttcttctcctttctcgAATCACCTTCCCAACTTAcgatctttcttcttcttagtTCTTCCAACCTTCAATCTATGGCGGTTGCTCGTTGCTTCCTCCCTTTTTCTCTTGAAACTTCAAAGCATCCACTCTCTCCTTCCATTTTCACTTCTTCTTCTACTGATTGTTCCTTCACTCTCGCTTTTCCTTCGGATTATCGTCGCCCCCGAGGTTTTAAGCCCCCAATCACCACTCTCTGCTGCAAAATGATCCATCGCG TAAAAGCCAAGCCACAAGATTCAGAAGCAACATTAGTTGCCGGCTCCTTCACTGAATTTAAACACCTGCTACTGCCAATAACCGATCGCAATCCATTTCTTTCCGAGGGAACGAGACAG GCTATTGCTACTACTGCTGCTTTGGCAAAGAACAATGGGGCTGACATAACAGTAGTCT TGATCGATGCAAAGCAGAAAGATTCGATTCCAGAACACGAGAACCAACTCTCGAGCATTCGTTGGCATTTGTCTGAAG GGGGATTCCAAGAGTTTAAATTGTTGGAGCGATTAGGGGAAGGAAGCAAGCCAACAGCAATCATTGGGGAGGTGGCTGATGATCTGAATTTAGATTTGGTAGTTCTAAGCATGGAAGCCATTCATTCCAAGCATGTGGATGCTAACCTACTGGCTGAGTTCATTCCATGCCCTGTTATGCTCTTGCCGTTATGA
- the LOC103490672 gene encoding protein FD: MEEVWKDITLSSLHSRSDHDFSSAAPTPISLHLHHHHSAANLRHIILQDFLSSSTSKLDSSSSSSSAAAAAVPSLPPPPPTVLSLNSTRELHFLDNPIAAAHFRHQDPSSVSAAFHSPFDQVLGPPPFGKKRVTDSDNSGDRRQKRMIKNRESAARSRARKQAYANELELEVSNLKEENAKLRRQQEELQAVAMAQVPRKHRLQRTSTAPF, from the exons ATGGAAGAAGTTTGGAAAGACATTACTCTCTCTTCTCTCCATTCCCGTTCCGACCATGACTTCTCCTCCGCCGCTCCCACTCCCATCAGTCTCCACCTCCACCACCACCACTCCGCCGCCAACTTACGTCACATCATCCTCCAAgacttcctttcttcttccacttcCAAACTTgactcctcctcctcctcctcctccgccgccgccgccgctgTCCCCTCCCTCCCTCCCCCCCCACCTACTGTCTTGTCCTTGAATTCCACACGGGAATTACATTTCCTCGATAACCCCATCGCCGCCGCCCACTTCCGCCACCAGGATCCTTCCTCTGTCTCCGCCGCCTTCCACAGCCCCTTTGATCAAGTCCTTGGACCACCACCCTTCGGCAAAAAAAGGGTCACTGATTCAGATAACTCCGGAGATCGGCGGCAGAAACGTATGATCAAGAATCGCGAATCCGCCGCCCGATCTCGTGCACGAAAACAG GCTTACGCAAACGAGCTGGAGCTTGAAGTGTCAAATTTAAAGGAAGAGAATGCAAAACTTAGGAGACAACAAGAAGAG CTACAAGCAGTGGCGATGGCTCAAGTCCCAAGAAAACACAGGCTGCAGCGGACATCGACGGCGCCGTTTTAG